One stretch of Leadbetterella byssophila DSM 17132 DNA includes these proteins:
- a CDS encoding polysaccharide deacetylase family protein — translation MLKHRVSIFVFPVLLFLCWYLHNVWAAGLVLVIWILITTIGSFHMRWNYHVVAKHSNKTSEHIAITFDDGPSEFTEKVLDLLSETPHKVTFFLIGNKVDGYPELVRRMLMDGHAVGNHTFTHGKNTGFLNKTDLKEEILKTDFKLKEIIGKRPRFYRPPFGVTNPTLSKVIKETGHIVMGWSIRSLDTKIQNPELIKNRILKKLKAGDGVLLHDTLPQTLEMLPGLLEVLKERGLQSVTLEELHNEMAYR, via the coding sequence ATGTTAAAACATAGAGTATCTATATTTGTTTTTCCTGTTCTACTTTTTTTATGCTGGTATCTCCATAATGTATGGGCAGCAGGATTAGTGCTGGTGATCTGGATATTGATTACTACCATAGGATCATTTCACATGAGATGGAATTACCATGTGGTGGCTAAACATTCCAATAAAACGTCTGAACATATAGCTATCACCTTTGATGACGGACCTTCGGAATTTACTGAAAAGGTGCTGGATCTTTTGAGTGAAACTCCACATAAGGTCACTTTTTTCTTGATTGGAAATAAAGTAGATGGTTACCCTGAGCTAGTACGAAGAATGCTTATGGATGGGCATGCTGTGGGGAACCATACTTTCACTCATGGTAAGAATACGGGATTTTTGAATAAAACTGACTTGAAAGAAGAGATTCTTAAGACTGATTTCAAGTTAAAGGAGATCATAGGGAAAAGGCCTCGTTTTTATAGACCTCCATTTGGAGTTACTAATCCCACTTTATCTAAAGTGATTAAAGAGACAGGACATATAGTTATGGGCTGGAGTATTCGTTCTTTGGATACTAAAATTCAAAATCCGGAGTTAATTAAAAATAGAATATTGAAGAAGTTAAAAGCAGGAGACGGAGTACTTCTGCATGACACCTTACCACAAACCTTAGAAATGCTACCTGGTTTGTTAGAAGTTTTGAAGGAAAGGGGGCTACAATCAGTAACATTAGAAGAATTACACAATGAAATGGCTTATCGTTAG
- a CDS encoding beta-ketoacyl synthase N-terminal-like domain-containing protein, whose product MYINGLASISAQKTYDESFPEEIIHHEGPIFPIQAPPYKEYIPAAQIRRMGAAVKYGVVASKMALEQAGNPALDAILTGTGVGCIRDSEQFLSNLLENDEQYLTPTAFVQSTHNTVGAQIALGLGCKAYNLSYVNAASSFEAALYDAHLQFKLGEVNNVLVGGVDEKADITYGLFMQAGLIKKEDGGATYSEGAHFFALGKEKRDSCAAEILSVKVQNRVDAEQFPTFISDFLQRQNISLKDIDVFILGKNDDPNDQEFNSVFLEMISPEVPVLQYKHLTGEYNTSSGFAVWLGHWVAKNQAIPEVCKIRGEERQGYRFILLYNQYRGLDHSLILLRSC is encoded by the coding sequence ATGTATATCAATGGTTTAGCATCTATAAGTGCTCAAAAGACTTATGATGAATCCTTTCCTGAAGAGATCATTCATCATGAAGGTCCCATCTTTCCAATTCAAGCTCCTCCCTACAAGGAATACATCCCTGCAGCGCAAATAAGACGAATGGGAGCAGCCGTAAAATATGGTGTGGTGGCTTCGAAAATGGCATTAGAGCAGGCAGGTAATCCTGCATTGGATGCTATCCTAACAGGAACCGGTGTAGGCTGTATACGGGATTCCGAGCAATTTTTGAGCAATCTCCTTGAAAATGACGAGCAATATTTAACCCCCACAGCCTTCGTACAATCTACCCATAATACTGTGGGTGCTCAAATAGCCCTAGGACTAGGATGTAAAGCCTATAATTTATCTTATGTGAACGCGGCATCTTCTTTTGAGGCGGCTTTGTATGACGCACATCTGCAATTTAAGTTGGGCGAAGTCAATAATGTTTTAGTTGGCGGTGTAGACGAAAAGGCGGATATTACCTACGGTCTTTTTATGCAAGCCGGATTGATTAAAAAGGAGGATGGGGGGGCTACCTATAGTGAGGGTGCCCATTTTTTTGCATTAGGGAAAGAGAAAAGAGATAGCTGTGCTGCTGAAATACTATCAGTTAAGGTTCAAAATAGGGTAGATGCTGAGCAATTTCCCACCTTCATTTCGGATTTTTTGCAGCGTCAAAATATTTCCCTTAAAGACATCGATGTTTTTATTCTGGGAAAGAATGACGATCCAAATGATCAAGAGTTTAATTCTGTGTTTTTGGAAATGATTTCTCCGGAAGTTCCTGTTTTGCAATATAAACATCTGACTGGCGAGTATAATACATCTTCAGGTTTTGCAGTGTGGCTAGGACATTGGGTAGCGAAGAACCAGGCTATTCCAGAGGTGTGTAAAATCAGAGGTGAAGAGAGGCAAGGGTATAGGTTTATATTGCTTTATAATCAATATAGGGGCCTAGATCATAGTCTGATTCTATTACGCTCATGTTAA
- a CDS encoding beta-ketoacyl-[acyl-carrier-protein] synthase family protein, with amino-acid sequence MARVGITGMGIISAIGDNVQENWLSLKAGKTGIKRIKHLPTQHANEIFVGEIDKANIQLVNHLNLSTSEPWTRTALLGIWAAREAVAQAGGVEEGRVGLISATSVGGMDTTEKYFLDYPNRPELTPYILTHDPGHSSHVIAEDLGIKGYVTTISTACSSAANAILLGAKLIAAGELDRVVVGGTDALSKFTINGFKTLMILSDEHNTPFDQNRKGLNLGEAAAYLVLESQEMIQRHGKKVLGYVSGYGNANDAYHQTASSENGEGATMAMKKALETAGLNPTEIDYINVHGTATANNDLSEGRALFRIFGENTPDFSSTKPYTGHTLAAAGAIEAVFSLLALQNGWMYPNLNFKQGMEEIPLRPLLDGRSKELKHVLSNSFGFGGNCSTLIFSR; translated from the coding sequence ATGGCTAGAGTAGGTATCACGGGTATGGGGATCATATCTGCTATTGGAGATAATGTGCAGGAGAACTGGTTATCTCTGAAAGCAGGAAAAACCGGTATTAAAAGAATAAAACATTTACCTACTCAGCATGCGAACGAGATATTTGTTGGAGAGATTGATAAGGCAAATATACAATTAGTTAATCATCTAAATCTTTCCACATCAGAACCTTGGACCAGAACGGCTTTATTAGGGATATGGGCAGCAAGGGAGGCGGTGGCGCAAGCCGGCGGAGTGGAAGAAGGGAGAGTAGGGCTTATTTCCGCCACGAGTGTGGGTGGAATGGATACTACCGAAAAGTACTTTTTAGATTATCCGAATAGGCCTGAGCTGACACCGTATATTCTAACGCATGATCCGGGACATAGCTCACATGTTATAGCGGAAGATTTAGGCATCAAGGGCTATGTTACTACTATAAGTACGGCCTGTTCTTCAGCAGCTAACGCCATACTTCTTGGTGCTAAATTAATTGCCGCTGGTGAATTAGACAGAGTGGTGGTAGGAGGAACAGACGCTCTTTCAAAGTTTACGATCAATGGTTTCAAAACCTTGATGATACTTTCAGATGAGCATAATACCCCATTTGATCAGAATAGGAAGGGGCTTAATTTAGGTGAAGCTGCAGCCTACTTGGTTTTAGAATCACAGGAGATGATTCAAAGGCACGGTAAAAAGGTCTTAGGTTATGTTAGTGGATATGGTAATGCTAATGATGCCTATCATCAGACAGCTTCTTCTGAAAATGGAGAAGGGGCTACCATGGCCATGAAGAAAGCTTTGGAAACAGCAGGATTAAATCCAACAGAAATTGATTATATCAATGTGCATGGCACTGCTACGGCGAACAATGACTTGTCGGAAGGCCGCGCATTATTCCGCATTTTTGGAGAGAATACTCCTGATTTCAGCTCTACCAAACCTTACACGGGCCATACTTTAGCTGCTGCGGGAGCTATAGAGGCGGTTTTTAGTCTACTTGCGCTTCAGAACGGGTGGATGTATCCTAATTTGAATTTTAAGCAAGGAATGGAGGAGATTCCTCTTAGGCCCTTACTAGACGGTAGGTCAAAAGAACTAAAACATGTCTTGTCAAATTCCTTTGGTTTCGGAGGAAATTGTTCTACTTTAATCTTTTCACGCTGA
- a CDS encoding phosphopantetheine-binding protein, whose amino-acid sequence MVQLKLEIKEKIISALNLEDMSPDDIQDDDALFGDGLGLDSIDALELIVMLDKDYGIKLSDPKEGRNIFRSVQTMAEYITNHRTK is encoded by the coding sequence ATGGTCCAGTTAAAATTAGAAATTAAAGAGAAAATCATTTCCGCCCTTAATCTGGAGGATATGAGCCCTGATGATATTCAAGACGATGACGCCCTATTCGGTGATGGTCTTGGTCTAGATTCAATTGATGCTTTAGAGTTGATTGTAATGCTTGACAAAGATTATGGCATTAAATTATCTGATCCAAAAGAGGGTAGAAACATCTTCCGTTCTGTTCAAACCATGGCAGAATATATCACAAATCATAGAACGAAGTAA
- a CDS encoding beta-ketoacyl synthase N-terminal-like domain-containing protein yields the protein MSFVIDYNCITPLGKDLNSTMQAVEQGKTAVKEHDHMHLGTYYAARFDSTSDLLSLLIEAGKPIMDRFAPSDRDLLLLSTTKGEIQHLDQGVEQVYLYKLADQLASYFGFQNSPLVISNACVSGIQALATAKRLVDGGMYERVYVLAGDLVTDFVLSGFASFQAMASAPCRPYDKERTGVNLGEAAAAVLVGMSPSEIEILGEASINDANHISGPSRTGEGLYRSIQLAIEESKIDSSALDYISAHGTATIYNDEMESIALGRSGLLDVPVNSWKGYFGHTLGTAGLLEAILSFESAKRGVIYPSLGFSEQGTSHAMNIPKQIQAKAITYFMKTASGFGGSNTAVVFRHVH from the coding sequence ATGAGTTTCGTCATAGATTATAACTGCATAACACCTTTAGGAAAGGATCTGAACTCAACCATGCAGGCCGTGGAGCAAGGAAAAACGGCTGTAAAAGAGCATGATCACATGCATTTAGGTACGTATTATGCGGCAAGGTTTGATTCCACTTCAGATTTGCTGTCCCTACTAATAGAGGCCGGTAAGCCAATTATGGATAGGTTTGCACCAAGTGATAGGGATTTGCTCCTTTTGTCTACTACGAAAGGAGAGATACAACATTTGGATCAAGGAGTAGAGCAAGTTTACCTTTACAAATTAGCGGATCAGTTGGCTTCGTATTTTGGTTTTCAAAATTCTCCACTGGTTATTTCGAATGCTTGCGTTTCCGGAATTCAAGCGCTGGCTACGGCTAAACGACTAGTTGATGGTGGAATGTATGAGCGAGTTTACGTATTGGCAGGGGATTTGGTGACAGATTTCGTATTGAGTGGATTTGCATCCTTTCAAGCTATGGCATCTGCTCCTTGCAGGCCGTATGATAAAGAAAGGACAGGTGTGAATTTAGGAGAAGCTGCGGCAGCAGTCTTAGTAGGTATGAGTCCTTCTGAGATTGAAATACTAGGAGAAGCTTCCATCAATGACGCGAACCATATTTCTGGTCCATCCAGAACGGGGGAAGGGTTGTACAGGAGCATTCAATTAGCTATAGAGGAATCCAAAATCGATTCCAGCGCATTAGATTATATCTCAGCCCATGGAACTGCCACGATCTATAATGATGAAATGGAATCCATAGCATTGGGGAGATCAGGATTACTGGATGTGCCCGTTAATAGTTGGAAAGGATACTTTGGCCATACCTTAGGCACTGCGGGCTTATTGGAAGCTATTTTGTCTTTTGAATCCGCAAAAAGGGGAGTGATATATCCTAGTTTGGGATTTAGTGAGCAAGGTACCTCCCATGCTATGAACATACCGAAACAGATTCAGGCGAAAGCCATAACCTATTTTATGAAAACAGCTTCCGGATTCGGCGGCAGTAACACGGCGGTGGTCTTTAGACATGTACATTGA
- a CDS encoding MGH1-like glycoside hydrolase domain-containing protein, with translation MKFLYLLPLLLLFSCKNSPVYSDRSKSILESHLQEFQAYKNRPDSDGPFNTKEFLVENIPYLYSEDENLTKVYNYRWWMISKHIRPYEDPADGKKYTVFTEFFGVKPWASRSGAIPCPAGHQFHDLRWLKDNTFLKSYIEYFISGSASYLPQRENANFLTYLSRPEALHYSSWMIHGAENFVKVHPDASWLNQIYPDLERHQSLWDSLFLIRSGKTAGLYKIMDLYDGMEFSLSAVLALNASEGPYKPYNDTTWKGLYLGWGTTSQAAKLPETSQFPKAFRGGYPELYLARPSINSYMYGNLLSLSTLSEILKKMNPYRQRASSLQQKILSELWSEKDQFFHTVTAGDNTFGTKDYMARVRESVGYTPWYFNLIPKEQASKYANAWKELDSEDGFAHQFGMTTAERRHPYYNEEAYAWNGRGWPFQNAMVLKALANHLRHYNGEGRKTFLKLVKQLVQLHGEQELNIGEWYIPSRGLSFGGEKDYFHSSFPDMVIEDLIGFQSSHWHEFTVQPFIEGDFYLGNLKYHGHMLQIERVGQTLKVWKNGKAIFQAKDLGQIHKIKL, from the coding sequence ATGAAGTTTCTTTACCTTCTACCTCTACTCCTCTTGTTTTCATGCAAGAATTCTCCTGTTTATTCGGACAGGTCTAAATCCATTCTGGAGAGTCATTTACAAGAGTTCCAGGCCTACAAAAATCGTCCCGATTCAGACGGACCATTTAATACCAAAGAATTCCTAGTAGAAAACATTCCCTATCTATATTCAGAAGATGAAAATCTCACCAAAGTATACAATTACCGTTGGTGGATGATCTCCAAGCATATAAGACCGTATGAAGATCCTGCAGATGGAAAGAAATATACCGTATTTACAGAATTTTTTGGAGTGAAACCTTGGGCTTCAAGAAGCGGAGCTATCCCTTGTCCGGCCGGACATCAGTTTCATGACTTAAGGTGGTTAAAAGACAACACCTTTCTCAAGTCTTATATAGAATACTTCATTTCGGGATCAGCTTCTTATTTACCTCAAAGAGAGAATGCTAATTTCCTCACTTACTTAAGTAGACCTGAAGCCTTGCACTATTCCAGTTGGATGATCCACGGCGCGGAAAACTTCGTAAAAGTACATCCTGATGCCTCTTGGCTTAATCAAATATACCCTGACCTGGAAAGGCATCAGTCGCTTTGGGACAGTTTATTCCTCATCCGCAGTGGAAAAACGGCCGGACTTTATAAGATCATGGATCTTTATGATGGCATGGAATTTAGCTTATCCGCAGTTCTCGCATTGAACGCCAGCGAGGGACCTTATAAACCTTACAATGATACTACCTGGAAAGGTCTTTACTTAGGATGGGGGACTACCTCTCAGGCCGCTAAACTACCCGAAACGTCACAATTTCCAAAAGCCTTTAGAGGAGGATACCCTGAACTCTACCTGGCCAGACCTTCCATCAATTCGTACATGTATGGAAACTTACTTTCACTGTCTACCTTGAGTGAAATACTAAAGAAAATGAATCCATACCGACAAAGAGCCTCCTCTTTACAACAAAAGATCCTTTCTGAGCTGTGGTCAGAAAAAGATCAATTCTTCCATACTGTAACTGCGGGAGACAATACCTTTGGAACAAAGGACTATATGGCCCGAGTGAGGGAGTCGGTGGGTTATACCCCTTGGTACTTTAATCTCATTCCTAAGGAACAAGCATCAAAATATGCAAATGCTTGGAAAGAGCTAGATTCTGAAGATGGATTCGCACATCAATTTGGAATGACAACGGCTGAACGGAGACATCCCTACTACAATGAGGAAGCTTATGCTTGGAACGGTAGAGGCTGGCCCTTCCAAAACGCCATGGTCCTAAAAGCATTGGCTAACCACCTCCGCCATTATAATGGAGAAGGCAGAAAAACCTTTCTAAAATTAGTCAAGCAGTTAGTCCAACTGCACGGAGAGCAGGAATTGAATATTGGAGAGTGGTATATTCCCAGTAGAGGACTATCATTTGGTGGGGAAAAGGACTATTTTCATTCCAGCTTTCCGGATATGGTGATTGAAGATTTGATTGGTTTCCAAAGCAGTCATTGGCACGAATTTACCGTACAACCATTTATTGAAGGAGATTTCTATCTAGGAAACTTGAAATATCATGGACATATGCTTCAAATAGAAAGGGTGGGTCAAACGTTAAAGGTATGGAAGAATGGAAAAGCTATTTTTCAAGCCAAAGACCTTGGACAAATCCATAAAATCAAATTATAA
- a CDS encoding acyl-CoA thioesterase, with amino-acid sequence MMRRKEQYKVLDHLTTSYEFRVRFNETDPLGIVWHGNYIKYFEDGREAFGRKYGISYLDVQAAGYTTPIVKTLTEHKLPLRYGETARVETALVDSIAAKMIFLFTIYNEKGEVVCTGETVQVFVEEGGELCLTYPPFYQKWLDSVRI; translated from the coding sequence ATGATGCGAAGAAAAGAGCAGTATAAGGTTTTAGACCATCTAACTACTTCCTACGAATTCAGGGTGCGTTTTAATGAGACGGATCCACTAGGGATAGTTTGGCATGGGAATTACATCAAGTATTTTGAGGATGGGCGAGAAGCCTTTGGAAGGAAATATGGAATATCCTATCTTGATGTGCAAGCTGCCGGATATACTACGCCCATAGTAAAGACTTTGACTGAACATAAGTTGCCTTTAAGATATGGAGAAACGGCCAGAGTGGAAACTGCTCTAGTGGATAGTATTGCAGCTAAAATGATCTTTCTTTTTACCATTTATAACGAAAAGGGAGAAGTAGTCTGTACAGGAGAAACCGTTCAGGTTTTTGTAGAGGAGGGAGGAGAATTGTGCCTCACTTACCCTCCTTTCTATCAGAAATGGCTCGACAGCGTCAGAATTTAA
- a CDS encoding ABC transporter permease, translated as MNYVIMHKVWASIKKETLLLVRDLGALIILFVMPLALIVTITLIQQDSFKALSDSRIQVLLIDLDGGTVAKSIKRNLDESGSFDVISTLEGQGLTEEKARSEVFSGNYPMAVVVPENLSSDLVKKVQINVDKILSDVGLGEEEVVQDTITGKKEIRLYFDPATQLAFKSAVKNNIDKMVSDLEVQTVYTLFQEQLSDSVAVFSQKSFLEFKEILPHSGKKEIIPNATQHNVPAWTLFAIFFIVIPLSINLVKEKGQGTLVRLRTLPMPYHIVILGKTITFLVICMIQFYLMVAVGVYLFPMLGLEPLQVEGNIGLMSIVAFCSGFAAIGFGILLGTVCETQEQSAPFGATSVVILAAIGGVWVPVFAMPEFMQMVSGLSPMNWGLNAFYDVLLRHVHLIQLLPKLVLLLGFYLIMIAISLIYDAKKRAV; from the coding sequence ATGAATTACGTGATTATGCATAAGGTTTGGGCATCTATAAAGAAGGAAACACTGTTATTGGTCAGGGATTTAGGAGCATTAATCATCCTTTTTGTAATGCCTTTGGCTCTGATCGTAACTATAACTCTGATTCAGCAGGACTCTTTTAAAGCTTTAAGTGATTCCAGGATACAAGTTTTACTAATTGATCTGGACGGTGGGACTGTAGCGAAAAGTATCAAGAGGAACTTGGATGAGAGCGGAAGCTTTGATGTAATAAGCACCTTGGAAGGACAAGGTCTGACAGAAGAAAAAGCAAGGTCCGAGGTGTTTTCAGGTAACTACCCTATGGCAGTTGTGGTACCGGAGAATCTTTCTTCAGATTTGGTAAAAAAGGTGCAGATCAATGTAGATAAGATCTTAAGTGATGTAGGTTTAGGTGAAGAAGAAGTAGTACAGGATACAATCACAGGAAAGAAGGAGATTCGTCTATATTTTGACCCTGCTACCCAGCTAGCCTTTAAGTCTGCCGTAAAAAACAATATTGACAAGATGGTGTCTGATTTGGAAGTGCAGACCGTTTATACACTTTTTCAGGAACAGTTAAGTGATTCAGTAGCTGTATTTTCTCAAAAATCTTTTCTGGAATTCAAGGAAATCTTGCCTCACAGTGGTAAAAAAGAGATTATTCCAAATGCCACCCAGCATAATGTTCCGGCATGGACATTATTTGCTATCTTCTTTATCGTTATTCCTCTTTCAATAAACCTGGTGAAGGAGAAAGGACAAGGTACATTGGTCCGATTGAGGACGCTACCTATGCCTTATCATATTGTCATATTAGGAAAAACCATCACCTTCCTAGTGATCTGCATGATCCAATTCTATCTGATGGTGGCAGTGGGAGTATATCTCTTCCCTATGTTAGGACTTGAGCCTTTACAGGTAGAGGGGAATATAGGTTTGATGAGCATAGTTGCTTTCTGTTCGGGATTTGCGGCCATTGGTTTCGGAATATTATTAGGTACAGTATGTGAGACCCAGGAGCAGTCTGCTCCTTTCGGTGCTACTTCTGTGGTGATACTTGCTGCCATAGGCGGTGTGTGGGTTCCGGTTTTTGCTATGCCGGAATTTATGCAAATGGTTTCTGGTCTTTCTCCAATGAACTGGGGACTCAATGCCTTTTATGATGTCTTATTAAGACATGTACATTTGATCCAATTGTTGCCCAAACTAGTATTATTGTTGGGTTTCTATTTAATAATGATAGCTATCTCCCTCATCTATGATGCGAAGAAAAGAGCAGTATAA
- a CDS encoding ABC transporter ATP-binding protein, with protein sequence MKPIVDIKALTKRYKGAGEFSVNPLDLKISSGEIFGLLGPNGAGKTTLISMLCGLIAPTSGDFTIEGFSYRSEAEKIKQIIGVVPQEYALYPSLSARENLMYFGSMYGLKGDVLEKSVNDNLEHLGLGKHADKRVETYSGGMKRRVNLIAGLLHHPHVLFLDEPTVGVDIQSKNVILDFLRTYNQQGTTLIYTSHHLSEAQEFCTRVAIMDHGRILAEGTPKELMEMVPNAQNLEDVFLALVGNELRDYA encoded by the coding sequence ATGAAGCCCATAGTAGACATAAAAGCTTTAACTAAGAGATACAAAGGAGCAGGGGAGTTTTCTGTGAATCCTTTGGATTTAAAGATTAGCAGCGGAGAAATTTTTGGTCTATTGGGTCCAAATGGGGCAGGAAAAACTACCCTGATCAGTATGCTTTGCGGCTTAATTGCACCCACAAGTGGAGATTTTACCATTGAAGGTTTTTCTTATAGATCTGAAGCAGAAAAAATCAAGCAAATTATAGGCGTTGTTCCTCAGGAATATGCTTTGTACCCTTCCTTATCTGCCCGTGAGAATTTAATGTATTTTGGATCCATGTATGGATTGAAGGGAGATGTGCTAGAGAAAAGTGTTAATGATAATCTAGAGCATTTAGGCCTGGGTAAGCACGCAGATAAGCGGGTAGAAACGTATTCAGGTGGGATGAAAAGGAGAGTGAATCTGATTGCAGGCCTACTGCATCACCCTCATGTGCTGTTCCTGGATGAGCCCACTGTTGGGGTGGATATTCAAAGTAAAAACGTTATTTTGGATTTCTTGAGAACTTATAATCAACAAGGCACTACTTTAATTTATACCTCACATCATCTATCTGAAGCTCAAGAATTTTGTACTCGAGTGGCCATCATGGATCATGGCAGGATTTTGGCCGAAGGTACCCCTAAAGAATTGATGGAAATGGTTCCGAATGCGCAAAACCTCGAAGACGTGTTTCTAGCGCTGGTTGGAAATGAATTACGTGATTATGCATAA
- a CDS encoding BtrH N-terminal domain-containing protein, translating to MKIDFKHHQAAHCENGVASNLMKFNGLQLSEPMVFGLGSGIFYVYIPFLMVNQAPAISYRPMPGSIFSKAAKRLGLKIKRMRFSNPESARKALDENLEKGIPTGLQVGVYHLPYFPDQYRFHFNAHNMVVYGKEGDRYLISDPVMEFTTSLSGPELDKVRFAKGAFAPKGQMYYPIYIPKDIDLSKAIRKAINSTCSDMLAPFPIVGVKGERYIAKQIQKWPQKVGAKKTNHYLAQIVRMQEEIGTGGGGFRYIYAAFLQEASAILGLPELKELSSVMTEIGDEWRDFALNASRILKNRKSEDEMYVKLGKQLEAIADREEAFFKRLKKAI from the coding sequence ATGAAAATAGATTTTAAACATCATCAGGCGGCACACTGTGAAAATGGTGTAGCATCAAACCTAATGAAATTCAATGGATTGCAACTAAGTGAACCTATGGTCTTTGGTTTGGGATCCGGTATATTTTACGTTTATATTCCTTTTTTGATGGTGAATCAGGCACCTGCTATCAGCTACCGCCCAATGCCGGGTAGTATCTTTAGTAAGGCGGCAAAAAGATTAGGCCTGAAAATAAAGAGAATGAGATTTTCAAATCCCGAAAGTGCTAGAAAAGCTTTGGATGAGAATTTGGAAAAAGGTATTCCTACGGGCCTACAGGTTGGGGTATATCATTTGCCGTATTTCCCTGATCAATACAGATTCCATTTCAATGCCCACAATATGGTGGTGTATGGAAAGGAGGGCGACAGGTATTTAATATCTGATCCTGTAATGGAGTTTACTACCTCATTAAGTGGACCGGAGCTAGACAAAGTGCGTTTCGCTAAAGGAGCGTTTGCCCCTAAAGGCCAAATGTATTATCCGATTTACATTCCAAAAGACATAGATCTTTCAAAGGCTATCAGGAAGGCTATCAATAGTACATGTTCAGATATGTTAGCCCCCTTTCCTATTGTTGGTGTCAAAGGTGAAAGATATATAGCTAAGCAAATCCAGAAATGGCCCCAAAAGGTGGGAGCGAAGAAGACGAATCATTATCTGGCTCAAATAGTGCGTATGCAAGAGGAAATCGGTACAGGTGGGGGAGGCTTTAGGTACATTTATGCCGCCTTTTTACAAGAGGCATCTGCTATTCTAGGACTGCCGGAATTGAAAGAACTTAGTTCTGTAATGACGGAGATTGGGGATGAATGGAGAGATTTTGCCTTGAATGCTTCGCGCATCTTAAAGAACAGAAAGTCGGAAGATGAAATGTATGTGAAGTTAGGAAAGCAGCTGGAAGCTATTGCAGATCGTGAAGAAGCGTTTTTTAAGCGTCTAAAGAAGGCCATTTGA
- a CDS encoding flexirubin biosynthesis protein, with the protein MIDIHQFLPHTAPMLAIDAITQIDDAEVICVYEVPKDSVFVENSSFLEAGLVENAAQSASCIVAQSYSLEGKSVIGFISSIRSVHIYELPKVGDLLRTEARLISRYDAENYSTCRVECKTFRGDLLLLEGEINLFIQEHEKGRSTTG; encoded by the coding sequence ATGATAGATATACACCAATTTCTGCCGCATACAGCACCTATGTTAGCCATTGATGCTATAACCCAGATTGATGATGCGGAGGTTATTTGTGTATATGAAGTGCCAAAGGACTCTGTGTTTGTAGAAAATTCCTCATTCCTCGAAGCCGGTCTGGTAGAGAATGCAGCACAGTCAGCTTCATGTATTGTAGCTCAAAGCTACTCTTTGGAAGGGAAAAGCGTTATAGGATTTATAAGTTCCATCCGAAGCGTCCACATCTATGAACTCCCTAAGGTGGGAGATCTCCTAAGAACTGAAGCTAGATTGATCTCTAGATACGACGCGGAAAATTACAGTACTTGTCGCGTTGAATGCAAAACTTTTCGAGGCGACTTATTACTTTTGGAAGGCGAAATAAATCTATTCATACAAGAGCATGAAAAAGGACGAAGTACCACAGGATGA